The DNA window TCTCGCAATATTTGTGTTAAAAATCCGGGGAAAACTTCGCCCATTTCCACCGAAGTTGTACCGGGAACATAAGAAGTTTTCGGGATATTAGACGAAACTTTCTTTTGGGTAAAATCGACCATTTTTTGAGCAGGAACTTTTTGGGTCTCTCCAGCCAAATGCCAAGCTTTTTGTTCGATACTTTTTTGGAATTCCATTCCAGCCAAAGCACCAAATTTAGCAAACGGTTTGAAATCTTCGAGTCTAAGTTCGACCACAATCCCAGAGTTGGCAGTAGCTTGATCTCTTTTAGAGGGCGACCAACCATTAGTAACCACTTCGCCGGGACTTGTCGCACAAGGTGCAATCACACCACCGGGACACATACAAAAAGAGTACATTCCCCTACCTCCTACTTGCTTGACGATAGAATAAGGCGATGGTGGCAAATGTTGTCCTCGGTAATCGCAACTGTATTGAATGCTGTCGATTAAGGATTGTGGATGTTCGGCTCGAACGCCCAAGGCAAAGGCTTTGGCTTCAATAAATATTTGTTTTCTATCTAATAATTCATAAATATCTCGTGCAGAATGTCCTGTTGCCAAGATGATTTTGTTGGCCAAAATCGTGTCGCCATTTTTGGTCACGATACCTTGAACTTCATTATTTTTGATGATAATATCCGTCAATCGGGTTTCGAAAAGGACTTTACCGCCCATTTCAATAATTTTCTCCCGCATATCTTGAATGATTTGGGGCAACTTATTGGTTCCAATATGCGGATGGGCATCGACCAAAATATCATGTGAAGCTCCATAAGCAACAAATAGCTCGAGAATTCGAGTTACGTCTCCGCGTTTTTTCGAACGAGTATATAATTTCCCATCCGAATAAGTTCCTGCTCCACCTTCACCAAAACAATAATTGGAATCTTCATCGACAATATGGTCTCTATTGATGGCTTTCAAATCTCTTCGCCTTCCGCGAACGTCCTTCCCTCGCTCGATAACTATTGGTTTCAAGCCTAATTCTATCAATTGCAAAGCGGCAAATAATCCCGCAGGACCTGCTCCAACGACGATAACTTCTTGGGAATTTTCGACATTTTTATAGTCTGGCAATTCAATTTTAGCTTCATGAATGGGTTCACCAACCAAATAAATACTGACTTTCAAATTGAATTTCACCGCTTTCTGACGTGCATCTATCGAACGTTTTAAAATCGAAACATGCTGAATTTCTTTGAGATCGACCCGAATCAATTTGGAAATATGTTGTTTCAGCAACAATTCGTTTGTAGCTATTTCTGGAGATACTTGAAAAAGAAGTTCTTGTGGCATGAAATTATTTTTGGCAAAAGTACGGAATTGCAGTTATTTTTTTTCTTCAAAAGTATGCAAAGCAAAAGAAGCCAACCAATGTTCGCCTTCATAATTCCCATCGACTATTGTAGACAAAGAAAAATTGAAATGACTATCCGCCAAAGTTTTTAGATGAGCAAATTCTTTTGGATACTGATTCATCAAATGATACATATTCCAAGCGCGACTAAAATTTAATCCATCGAGATGCACTAAATGTCCGTCTGTTCTATCGGAAACTTTAGCTACTTCCCAAGAAAATTTAGGATTAAAAAGTTGAGGTGCAAACTTTTTCAACCACACAAAAAATTCTTTTTTAGACAAAACTCTTTGCATTAAACCCATTTCTTCCAAACAAGGTGAAAGAAAATCGGTGCCGCTTGGTTCCCAATTAAAAGGACAATTCTGGTCCTTTTGATACATTCGTATAGCATTTTCTTTAATCACTTTTTGAAAAGCTAGGTTTTTAGAATACAGTGCATAATCGTATGCAAATGACAATCCGAAAGCAGTATTCGTATGTGTTCCAACTCGGATTGGGTATAATAGTTTTGGCAAAAATTCAGAATATCGTTGGATAAATAAATTGGTCAAAGGCTTTAAATTTTGCGCTAATTCCTGCGCATAAGGTTCGTTATAAGTGTCTAATTCCAATTGTAATTTCAAAATCCAAGCCCAACCATAAGTCCGTTCGTATGATTTCTCATGATTTTTTGAAAGATATTCAATCTCTTTTTGAATATTTTCTTTTGACAGATTGATTTTGAGTTTGGATATAATTACTTCTTTCTTTTCTAAATTCGGAAAACGCTTCAGCAAATAAACCAAACTCCAATGTCCATGAACTGAAGAATGCCAATCGAAACAACCATAAAAAGCGGGATGAAGTTTTTTGGGTGATTGAATTTCGGTACTATCTAAAAGCATTTGACTTAATTTATTCGGATATTCTTGCTGTATACACTTGATTGGAAGAGAAGCCAAATGATTTGCTTGTACGATGGTAAGTTCTTGAGAAAAACTTGTAATCGAAAAAAATAGTAGTAAATATTTATAATTTTTCATTGCATAATTTTTTTTCAAAATTAACAAAAAGTTACCTTTGAAAAATTAATAGTTTATCATGTCTAGAAAAATAAAATTAATCTGGGATTTTCGAGGTCCAGCTTCAGCAAAAACGGCCGAGCATCACGAAATTCATTTGAAAGAATATATCATTGCCGAGAAATTATCACCTAATATTACCGGCTTTGAAATTCTAAACGAAATGTATGCGACTGCATTTATGGTCGTAACGGATGAAACGATGATTCAAGTTCGAGATGCCTTAAAACCACATCGAGGGGAAGTTTTTGAAAGTTAAATTCCAACTAAAAAATTCCAAATTCCAATCAACAAGTTTGGAATTTGGAATTTTTTAATTGGATTTTTTTTAATTAGCTACTTCACTAATAAATTTAATTCTCATTAAGCGCAATTCGTCGATATCATAATCACCATCAAATTCTTTGAGTGCATCTTCGATGTTATCGGAATGTGACTCCATAAAATAATCATGAATTTCTTCTTGTTGGTCGTCATCAAGCATTTCATCAATCCAATACTTAATATTGAGTTTAGTTCCCGAATTAACGATTTGTTCCATTTCGGTAATCAAGGCTTCCATCGTCAAACCTTTGGCAGAAGCAATATCATCAAGCGATAATTTCCGATCTATATTTTGGATGATATACAGTTTATTAATCGAATTGGCTCCTGTTGATTTTACCACCAAATCTTCTGGTCGAATAATGTCATTATCCTCTACATATTGATTGATTAAAGCGATAAATTCAGAACCATATTTTTTTGCTTTTCCCTCTCCAACTCCGTGGGTATTAATCAATTCATCCATTGAAATGGGATATTTCAAAGCCATGTCTTCGAGCGAAGGATCTTGAAAAACGACAAAGGGTGGTACGCCTAATTTTTTGGCTACTTTTTTACGCAAGTCACGCAACATTCCCATCAAAACCTCATCGGCAACGCCTGTACCTTTGGCTGCAGTTACTATCGCTTCGTCCTCGGATTCGTTGTATTCGTGATCCTCAGACATCATAAAAGAAGTTGGATTTTTTATAAAATCCAGTCCTTTTTTCGTGATTTTCACCACACCGTAGGTTTCAATATCTTTAGACAATAAACCATCTACTAAAACTTGTCGCAACAGGGCCATCCAATATTTTTCGTCCTGATCCACACCAGAACCAAAAAAAGTTTGCACATCGGTTTTATGTGCTTTTATAATCGCATTTACGCGGCCAATCAAAGTAAAAACTACTTCTTTGGATTTATAAATATGCTTGGTATCGCGAACTACTTCAAGTAATTTTACGACTTCTTTTTTGGCTTCTACCTTCACTTTTGGATTGCGAACATTGTCATCCATATCGCCTCCTTCGCCGGTTTCGTTATCGAATTCTTCACCAAAATAATGCAAAAGGAATTTTCGCCTAGACATAGAAGTTTCGGCATAAGCCACCACTTCCTGCAATAATGCAAAACCAATTTCTTGCTCCGCGACTGGTTTTCCGGATAAAAATTTCTCCAACTTTTCTACATCTTTATAGGAGTAATAAGCCAAACAATGACCTTCTCCTCCATCACGGCCAGCACGTCCAGTTTCCTGATAATAACTTTCTAATGATTTTGGAATATCATGATGTATTACAAAACGAACATCGGGTTTATCAATTCCCATCCCAAAAGCAATAGTAGCCACAACAACATCTACATCCTCCATCAAAAACATATCTTGATGTTTGGCACGCGTTTTTGCATCTAAGCCAGCGTGGTAAGGCACTGCACTGATTCCGTTTACTTGCAAAACTTCGGCAATCGCTTCCACCTTTTTGCGGCTTAAACAGTAAATAATCCCGGACTTTCCCTTATGAAGCTTGATGAAACGAATGATATCCGATTCTATGTTTTTGGTTTTGGTACGAACTTCGTAATATAAATTAGGCCTATTGAACGACGCTTTATAAGTGGTTGCATCGACCATATCCAAATTTTTAAGAATATCTTCTTGTACTTTCGGAGTAGCCGTGGCGGTAAGTCCAATGACTGGAACGTCACCTAATTGCTTGATAATATGTTTTAGATTTCGATATTCAGGCCTAAAATCGTGCCCCCATTCCGAGATACAATGCGCTTCGTCAATTGCTACAAAAGACAAGGGCACCGACTGTAAAAAAGTAACATACTCCTCTTTAGTCAACGATTCCGGCGCCACATACAAAAGTTTGGTTATTCCTGCAGAAATATCCTTTTTTACTTGGGAAATCTCAGTTTTGGTCAGTGAAGAGTTTAATACATGAGCCACTCCATTGTCGGATGACAAGCTACGAATGGCATCGACTTGATTCTTCATTAAGGCAATTAAAGGGGAAACAACAATCGCTGTTCCCTCTTGAACTAAAGCAGGCAGTTGGTAACAAAGCGATTTGCCACCGCCTGTAGGCATAATTACAAAAGTGTTTTCTTTATTAAGAATACTTTTTATAACTCGCTCTTGTAAACCTTTGAATTGGCTGAAGCCAAAATACTTCTTTAATTCTCTGTGGATGTCAATTTCGTTTGAATTCATTCTTTATTAATGGTATTTTATCTAAATTTGCGTTTCATAAAGATACTAATTTCTTTCATATTTACAAATTTTTATAAAAATTCTATTTTGGACACAAAAGAAAACATTTTGATTTTAGCAAAAAACACCATTTTATCCCAAAGCGCGTCTATTGCCAAACTCATTGATTATATTGACCTTCAATTTGTAGAAGCCACACAATTACTGTATCATTCCAAAGGACGATTGATTGTCACCGGCATCGGAAAAAGTGCCATAATAGCTCAAAAATTGGTTGCCACTTTTAATTCTACTGGAACTCCAGCTCTATTTTTGCACGCTGCCGAAGCCATTCACGGCGATTTGGGTATGGTACAAACGGATGATGTAGTTCTTTGTATTTCAAAAAGCGGTAACAGCCCTGAAATAAAAATAGTAGTTCCTTTAATAAAACGTTTTGGCAACAAATTAATTGCCATTACAGGAAATACAACTTCCTTTTTAGCGAAAGAATCTGATTATGTTTTGGATACGACGGTTGAGGCAGAATCTTGTCCGCTAAATCTCGCTCCGACCAATAGCACAACTGCTCAACTCGTTATGGGTGATGCGATGGCAATCTGCCTAATGAATATGCGCAATTTCACTCGAGAAGATTTTGCAAAATACCATCCAGGTGGGGCTCTGGGCAAAAAACTATTACTGCAAGTAAAAGATTTGCTCGAAAATTCATTGAAACCAACGGTATCTCCTGACACTTCTATAAAAAAAGTTATTTTCGAAATTTCCGAAAAAAGACTTGGAGCTACAGCAGTAGTCGAAAACGAAAAAGTAATCGGAGTAATTACCGATGGGGATATTCGTAGAATGCTTAACGAAAATGATACGTTCGCGCATTTGACCGCAAAAGATATTATGACCAAAACGCCAAAAATGATTCAATCCACAACGATGGTCGTTGAGGCATTAAATATTCTGGAAGACTTTTCAATTACACAATTGATTGTTTCAGATAATGGAGCATACCAAGGAATTGTTCATTTACACGATATATTAAAAGAAGGAATCGTATAATGGGACAAAAACAACTCAAAGAAATGTCTTTTTTAGACCATCTCGAAGAATTAAGATGGTTATTAGTTCGAAGTACTTTAGCTATTATAATAATGGCATTCCTGACGTATTTTGTGAGTGACTACTTGTTCGATACCATAATATTTGGCCCAACAAGACCTTCTTTTTATACTTACCGTTGGTTTTGTGATTTATCACACCAGTTGAATTTTGGCGAAAGTATTTGTATCGAAGAATTGCCTTTTATAATTCAAAATACGGAAATGGAAGGTCAAGTGAACATGTTTGTTTGGATGTGTTTATTAGCCGGTTTCATCCTCGCTTTTCCTTATATTTTATGGCAAATTTGGGGTTTTATTAGTCCTGCTTTGTATCCTAACGAAAGAAAAAATGCCAAATTTTTCATTTTTATTTCTTCCTTATTATTCTTCTTTGGCGTACTATTTGGTTATTTTATTATCATCCCGATGTCGGTCAATTTTGTGGCTACATTTACAGTAAGTGAAATGGTTAAAAACCAGTTTACCTTAGAATCCTATATCGGAATGTTTAAAACATCGGTGATTGCAGGCGGATTGTTTTTTGAATTGCCCATCATCATTTATTTCTTAACCAAATTAGGATTAGTAACCCCCGAATTCCTTCGAAAATACCGAAAATACGCCATCGTCATTGTATTGATTGTAGCTGCCATTGTAACGCCACCCGACGTAGTGAGCCAAACCATTGTCGCCATTCCGATGCTGATTATTTTTGAATTGAGTGTAATAATTTCCTCCATAGTTTACAAAAGAAAAATAAAAAATGAGCAACTTAGTTAAAGATTTCAATGATTATCGTTCTAAAATGAACGAAAAATTATTAGCAGACAACAATAAAATAGTAAAACGAATTTTCAATCTCGATACCAATGCCTATGCCGAGGGAGCACTTGATGTAAAAACTAAGGAACTGCTGGGATTGGTCGCTTCGACCGTTCTCAGATGCGATGATTGTGTAAAATACCATTTAGAAAATTGCCACAAAGAAGGGATTTCGAAAGAAGAAATGATGGAAGCTATGGGAATTGCGACACTTGTTGGCGGAACGATTGTTATTCCGCATCTGCGCAGAGCCTATGAATTTTGGGAAGAACTAGAAAAGTTAGAAGTTGGAAGTTTTGAATAATAATTTTGCATAACAAATAAAAAATGAAGTTAAGAGCCGAAAATCTAGTAAAGACATACAAAGGACGAAGTGTTGTAAAAGGCGTTTCGGTAGAGGTAAATCAGGGCGAAATTATAGGTCTTTTGGGTCCCAATGGTGCCGGAAAAACGACTTCTTTTTATATGATTGTAGGCTTGGTAAAACCCAATATGGGCAATATTTACCTAGATAATTTAGACATTACAGCATTTCCAATGTACAAAAGAGCCCAACAAGGCATTGGCTATTTGGCTCAAGAGGCCTCTGTTTTTAGAAAACTAAGTGTGGAGGACAACATTTTGAGTGTTTTGCAATTGACAAAATACACCAAAGAGGAACAAGAAGCCAAAATGGAAAGCTTAATCGAAGAATTTAGCTTGGGCCACATTCGGACCAACCGCGGAGATTTGCTTTCGGGTGGCGAACGTCGTCGTACCGAAATTGCACGATGCTTAGCGACCGATCCAAAATTCATTCTGCTTGATGAACCCTTCGCTGGGGTTGACCCTGTTGCCGTAGAAGACATTCAACGCATTGTAGCCCAATTAAAAAATAAAAATATCGGCATACTGATTACCGACCATAATGTTCAGGAAACCCTTGCCATTACTGACAAAACCTACCTTATGTTTGAAGGTGGAATTTTGAAAGCCGGTGTTCCAGAAGAATTAGTGGAAGACGAAATGGTGCGCCGCGTTTATTTAGGCCAAAATTTCGAATTGCGAAAAAAGAAATTGGAATTTTAATAACAGATGGCAGATCTCAGAATGCAGGTTATAATTGGTGAAATTTAATTTTTTAAAATGGAAAATCAAGAAGAACCAAGTCAAAAAACTAAAGAAAGATGGCGAAAAGACCCTAATAATTGGATTTGGGGAATGTTTTATTACAATAAAGAAGACAAACGCTTATTGCCTCCAAAAAGAATCCCATATATGGGTTGGACAGTGAATTTTGCCAATAGAAATTCCGTGTTTTTGTTTGTATTTACGATGCTGCTAATTATTCTGTTTGTTGTGATAATGACAAAAATCAATAAATAATTATTATCTAATCCCCTTGATTACCGTTTATTATACCAAAAAAAATATACATTTGTTATATGCATTTAATAAACCAAAATAAAGAAATTATTAAAAATTTATGCGAAACACATAATGTGGATAAACTATATCTATTTGGTTCCGCAACAACAACAAAATTCAACGCAGAAAGCGACATTGATTTCTTGGTAAAATTCAAACCTTTCGATCTTAAGTTGTACTTCATAAACTACGTTGATTTCAAATCGAAATTAAAAGAATTATTACGAAGGGAAATCGATTTGTTAGAGGAACAAACCTTAAAAAACCCATATCTCATTCGTTCCATTGAAGAAAATAAAGAATTAATCTATGGATAAAAAAATTCTAAAATGGTTGTTTGATGTTAAAGTCGCGATTGATGAAATCGAAAGCTATTTTATAAAGGAACAAATGGATTTTTCAGAATACAAGAAAAATTCTATGAGAAAAAGAGCGGTTGAAAGGAATCTTGAAATCATTGGCGAAGCCATAAATAGAATTATAAAAACCGACAATTCTTTTTCTTCAAAAATTACTGATTCGATAGCTATTGTTGGTTTAAGAAATCAGGTAATCCACGCTTATGACAATATTTCTGATGAAACAATTTGGGCTATCCTCACTAATCATTTACCTATACTGAAAATTGAAATAGCCAAATTACTCGAAGACACTACTCCATTGTAATATACTTCAACTGCTCCACATCGCCGTTAAAAATATTGACATCCACATTGCCTTTGATTCCTGAAACAGATGCTTTTTCGGTGAACTGCCAGAACAACCAATCATCTTCTATTTTTTCGCGATAAAAATTATAATTGGCAATCCAAAAAAGATAATCCGAGAAATCTTTTTTCAAGAAATCATCGTAATATTTCTCGCCAGTATAAATAATAGGTTTCACTTTATAATGCGCTTCAACCGCTTTCAACCATCGTCGCAAACCTATTTTCAAACTGTCTAAAGATTGTCCTTTTGGGAGTTTTTCTATATCTAAAACAGGTGGTAAATCGCCTTTTCGCAGTCGAACTGTTTTGATAAAAAGTTGAGCTTGTTCCAATGAATTTTCGTTGGGACGATAATAATGATAGGCTCCGCGAATGATTTTTCTGTTTTTGGCACCTAGCCAATTTTCATCAAATTTATCGTCTTCCCTATCGTTTCCTGCTGTGGCACGAATAAAAACGAACTCAATAGGGTAATCACCTTCGATGTTTTCGACCGATTTCCAATCAATTTTTCCTTGATACTCAGATACATCCAGACCGATGGATTTTCCTTGATGATTTTCCAAAACCTGAAAATTACGAATATCCGAAATGCGTTTGGCTTCGGCCTGTTCGTAGCGTATTTTATAGGATTTGAAACCCAAATAATATAACAATCCGTTTCGGTAATGATAGCCCACTCCAAGAAGCAGCAAGATAAAAAATGCAATTATCGAATAACTACGAATCTTTCCTGAGAAAATCGGGGTCTTCTTTCGGGGTTTTC is part of the Flavobacterium nackdongense genome and encodes:
- a CDS encoding KpsF/GutQ family sugar-phosphate isomerase, giving the protein MDTKENILILAKNTILSQSASIAKLIDYIDLQFVEATQLLYHSKGRLIVTGIGKSAIIAQKLVATFNSTGTPALFLHAAEAIHGDLGMVQTDDVVLCISKSGNSPEIKIVVPLIKRFGNKLIAITGNTTSFLAKESDYVLDTTVEAESCPLNLAPTNSTTAQLVMGDAMAICLMNMRNFTREDFAKYHPGGALGKKLLLQVKDLLENSLKPTVSPDTSIKKVIFEISEKRLGATAVVENEKVIGVITDGDIRRMLNENDTFAHLTAKDIMTKTPKMIQSTTMVVEALNILEDFSITQLIVSDNGAYQGIVHLHDILKEGIV
- a CDS encoding glycoside hydrolase family 25 protein, which codes for MSRTSSRSKTTYRRKPRKKTPIFSGKIRSYSIIAFFILLLLGVGYHYRNGLLYYLGFKSYKIRYEQAEAKRISDIRNFQVLENHQGKSIGLDVSEYQGKIDWKSVENIEGDYPIEFVFIRATAGNDREDDKFDENWLGAKNRKIIRGAYHYYRPNENSLEQAQLFIKTVRLRKGDLPPVLDIEKLPKGQSLDSLKIGLRRWLKAVEAHYKVKPIIYTGEKYYDDFLKKDFSDYLFWIANYNFYREKIEDDWLFWQFTEKASVSGIKGNVDVNIFNGDVEQLKYITME
- a CDS encoding NAD(P)/FAD-dependent oxidoreductase, which produces MPQELLFQVSPEIATNELLLKQHISKLIRVDLKEIQHVSILKRSIDARQKAVKFNLKVSIYLVGEPIHEAKIELPDYKNVENSQEVIVVGAGPAGLFAALQLIELGLKPIVIERGKDVRGRRRDLKAINRDHIVDEDSNYCFGEGGAGTYSDGKLYTRSKKRGDVTRILELFVAYGASHDILVDAHPHIGTNKLPQIIQDMREKIIEMGGKVLFETRLTDIIIKNNEVQGIVTKNGDTILANKIILATGHSARDIYELLDRKQIFIEAKAFALGVRAEHPQSLIDSIQYSCDYRGQHLPPSPYSIVKQVGGRGMYSFCMCPGGVIAPCATSPGEVVTNGWSPSKRDQATANSGIVVELRLEDFKPFAKFGALAGMEFQKSIEQKAWHLAGETQKVPAQKMVDFTQKKVSSNIPKTSYVPGTTSVEMGEVFPGFLTQILREGFVAFGKSMRGFLTNEAVLHAPESRTSSPVRIPRDAETLEHLQIKGLYPCGEGAGYAGGIISAAIDGEKCAMKIAQILNKIT
- a CDS encoding ATP-dependent DNA helicase RecQ, giving the protein MNSNEIDIHRELKKYFGFSQFKGLQERVIKSILNKENTFVIMPTGGGKSLCYQLPALVQEGTAIVVSPLIALMKNQVDAIRSLSSDNGVAHVLNSSLTKTEISQVKKDISAGITKLLYVAPESLTKEEYVTFLQSVPLSFVAIDEAHCISEWGHDFRPEYRNLKHIIKQLGDVPVIGLTATATPKVQEDILKNLDMVDATTYKASFNRPNLYYEVRTKTKNIESDIIRFIKLHKGKSGIIYCLSRKKVEAIAEVLQVNGISAVPYHAGLDAKTRAKHQDMFLMEDVDVVVATIAFGMGIDKPDVRFVIHHDIPKSLESYYQETGRAGRDGGEGHCLAYYSYKDVEKLEKFLSGKPVAEQEIGFALLQEVVAYAETSMSRRKFLLHYFGEEFDNETGEGGDMDDNVRNPKVKVEAKKEVVKLLEVVRDTKHIYKSKEVVFTLIGRVNAIIKAHKTDVQTFFGSGVDQDEKYWMALLRQVLVDGLLSKDIETYGVVKITKKGLDFIKNPTSFMMSEDHEYNESEDEAIVTAAKGTGVADEVLMGMLRDLRKKVAKKLGVPPFVVFQDPSLEDMALKYPISMDELINTHGVGEGKAKKYGSEFIALINQYVEDNDIIRPEDLVVKSTGANSINKLYIIQNIDRKLSLDDIASAKGLTMEALITEMEQIVNSGTKLNIKYWIDEMLDDDQQEEIHDYFMESHSDNIEDALKEFDGDYDIDELRLMRIKFISEVAN
- a CDS encoding carboxymuconolactone decarboxylase family protein; this encodes MSNLVKDFNDYRSKMNEKLLADNNKIVKRIFNLDTNAYAEGALDVKTKELLGLVASTVLRCDDCVKYHLENCHKEGISKEEMMEAMGIATLVGGTIVIPHLRRAYEFWEELEKLEVGSFE
- a CDS encoding HepT-like ribonuclease domain-containing protein; this encodes MDKKILKWLFDVKVAIDEIESYFIKEQMDFSEYKKNSMRKRAVERNLEIIGEAINRIIKTDNSFSSKITDSIAIVGLRNQVIHAYDNISDETIWAILTNHLPILKIEIAKLLEDTTPL
- the tatC gene encoding twin-arginine translocase subunit TatC, with translation MGQKQLKEMSFLDHLEELRWLLVRSTLAIIIMAFLTYFVSDYLFDTIIFGPTRPSFYTYRWFCDLSHQLNFGESICIEELPFIIQNTEMEGQVNMFVWMCLLAGFILAFPYILWQIWGFISPALYPNERKNAKFFIFISSLLFFFGVLFGYFIIIPMSVNFVATFTVSEMVKNQFTLESYIGMFKTSVIAGGLFFELPIIIYFLTKLGLVTPEFLRKYRKYAIVIVLIVAAIVTPPDVVSQTIVAIPMLIIFELSVIISSIVYKRKIKNEQLS
- a CDS encoding DUF5808 domain-containing protein — its product is MENQEEPSQKTKERWRKDPNNWIWGMFYYNKEDKRLLPPKRIPYMGWTVNFANRNSVFLFVFTMLLIILFVVIMTKINK
- a CDS encoding DUF2891 domain-containing protein; translated protein: MKNYKYLLLFFSITSFSQELTIVQANHLASLPIKCIQQEYPNKLSQMLLDSTEIQSPKKLHPAFYGCFDWHSSVHGHWSLVYLLKRFPNLEKKEVIISKLKINLSKENIQKEIEYLSKNHEKSYERTYGWAWILKLQLELDTYNEPYAQELAQNLKPLTNLFIQRYSEFLPKLLYPIRVGTHTNTAFGLSFAYDYALYSKNLAFQKVIKENAIRMYQKDQNCPFNWEPSGTDFLSPCLEEMGLMQRVLSKKEFFVWLKKFAPQLFNPKFSWEVAKVSDRTDGHLVHLDGLNFSRAWNMYHLMNQYPKEFAHLKTLADSHFNFSLSTIVDGNYEGEHWLASFALHTFEEKK
- the lptB gene encoding LPS export ABC transporter ATP-binding protein — protein: MKLRAENLVKTYKGRSVVKGVSVEVNQGEIIGLLGPNGAGKTTSFYMIVGLVKPNMGNIYLDNLDITAFPMYKRAQQGIGYLAQEASVFRKLSVEDNILSVLQLTKYTKEEQEAKMESLIEEFSLGHIRTNRGDLLSGGERRRTEIARCLATDPKFILLDEPFAGVDPVAVEDIQRIVAQLKNKNIGILITDHNVQETLAITDKTYLMFEGGILKAGVPEELVEDEMVRRVYLGQNFELRKKKLEF
- a CDS encoding nucleotidyltransferase family protein; its protein translation is MHLINQNKEIIKNLCETHNVDKLYLFGSATTTKFNAESDIDFLVKFKPFDLKLYFINYVDFKSKLKELLRREIDLLEEQTLKNPYLIRSIEENKELIYG